One part of the Bacteroidota bacterium genome encodes these proteins:
- the groL gene encoding chaperonin GroEL (60 kDa chaperone family; promotes refolding of misfolded polypeptides especially under stressful conditions; forms two stacked rings of heptamers to form a barrel-shaped 14mer; ends can be capped by GroES; misfolded proteins enter the barrel where they are refolded when GroES binds): MAKDIIFDTNARDGLRRGVDALSNAVKVTLGPKGRNVIIDKKYGAPQITKDGVTVAKEIELKDPIENMGAQLVKEVASKTADVAGDGTTTATVLAQSIYVTGLKNVAAGANPMDVKRGIDKAVEAVVANLKKQSKTIGDSNEQIEQVATISANNDKSIGKLIAEAMAKVKKEGVITIEEAKGTETIVKVVEGMQFDRGYISPYFITDPEKMETVFESPYILIYDKKISVMKDFLPILEKVVQTSRPLVIICEDVEGEALATLVVNKLRGSLRIAAVKAPGFGDRRKAMLEDIAVLTGGIMISEETGYKLEDADLSYLGQADKMVIDKDNTTIVSGKGDKELIKSRVTQIKAQMESTTSDYDREKLQERLAKLSGGVAVIQVGAASEVEMKEKKDRFDDALHATRAAVEEGIVPGGGVAYIRAIASLDKIKGDNEDEEIGVGIIRRALEEPLRQIVANAGMEGSVIVQKVKEGKDDFGFNAHTEKYENLYKSGVIDPTKVTRVALENAASISSMMLTTECVLAEIKEEGAPAMPPGMGGMGGMGGMM; this comes from the coding sequence ATGGCAAAAGATATCATTTTCGATACAAACGCACGCGATGGCCTGAGAAGAGGTGTTGATGCGTTATCAAATGCAGTAAAAGTTACGCTTGGTCCTAAAGGCCGCAATGTAATTATTGATAAAAAATACGGCGCACCCCAGATTACCAAAGACGGTGTTACCGTTGCCAAAGAAATTGAACTGAAAGATCCCATCGAAAACATGGGCGCTCAGCTGGTAAAGGAAGTTGCTTCAAAAACTGCCGACGTGGCCGGTGACGGAACAACCACTGCTACCGTGCTTGCACAGTCTATTTATGTAACCGGTCTCAAAAATGTTGCTGCCGGAGCAAACCCAATGGACGTGAAAAGAGGCATTGACAAAGCTGTTGAAGCTGTTGTTGCCAACCTGAAGAAACAATCAAAAACTATTGGCGACAGCAACGAGCAGATAGAGCAGGTTGCAACCATTTCTGCCAATAACGATAAAAGCATCGGCAAACTTATAGCCGAAGCCATGGCTAAAGTTAAAAAAGAAGGCGTTATCACCATTGAAGAAGCCAAAGGCACCGAGACCATTGTAAAGGTTGTTGAAGGCATGCAATTCGACCGTGGTTATATCTCCCCTTATTTCATTACCGACCCCGAGAAAATGGAAACCGTATTCGAATCGCCGTATATCCTTATCTATGATAAGAAAATCAGCGTGATGAAGGATTTCCTTCCCATTCTCGAGAAAGTTGTTCAGACAAGCCGCCCGCTGGTTATTATCTGCGAAGACGTTGAAGGCGAAGCACTGGCTACTTTAGTTGTAAACAAACTGCGCGGCTCGCTGCGTATTGCTGCTGTGAAAGCTCCCGGTTTCGGCGACAGGCGTAAAGCCATGCTCGAAGACATCGCAGTGCTTACAGGCGGTATCATGATATCGGAAGAAACCGGTTACAAACTGGAAGACGCTGACCTGAGTTATCTCGGACAGGCTGATAAAATGGTAATCGACAAAGACAACACAACCATTGTCAGCGGTAAAGGTGACAAAGAATTAATCAAATCGCGCGTTACCCAGATTAAAGCACAGATGGAAAGCACCACATCTGACTATGACCGTGAAAAACTTCAGGAACGCCTTGCTAAATTATCAGGCGGTGTTGCTGTTATTCAGGTAGGCGCAGCCAGCGAAGTTGAGATGAAAGAGAAGAAAGACCGCTTTGACGATGCACTGCACGCAACCCGCGCAGCTGTTGAAGAAGGTATTGTTCCGGGTGGTGGCGTAGCTTATATCAGGGCAATCGCATCGCTCGATAAAATTAAAGGTGATAACGAAGATGAAGAAATTGGTGTAGGTATTATCCGCAGGGCGCTCGAAGAGCCGCTGAGGCAGATTGTAGCCAACGCCGGTATGGAAGGCTCCGTAATTGTTCAGAAAGTTAAAGAAGGCAAAGATGACTTTGGTTTCAATGCACACACTGAAAAATATGAGAACCTTTACAAATCAGGTGTTATTGATCCTACCAAGGTAACCCGCGTTGCACTTGAGAACGCTGCTTCTATCTCCAGCATGATGCTCACCACCGAGTGTGTACTTGCCGAGATTAAAGAAGAAGGTGCACCTGCAATGCCTCCGGGCATGGGTGGCATGGGTGGCATGGGCGGAATGATGTAA
- a CDS encoding DUF5723 family protein, which translates to MTKYLNTRIVAIALLIFGFSRSVSAQQDLTLYPMQSIPQSYYTNPALIPDCKVNIGCLPIMLPVMPSLFFETSNNGFNWNNILKLQTNDSLKLDPDDVAKHLHKKNDFTQRMNMELLSFGFRIKRTQYLSLSLTEREMMRFCYPKDLVLIGLYGNSQYIGGTADFSGFGINFQHYRELALGYSNQIDDRITLGGRFKLLFGMSNVWIKQSDMTLAVDKDYYYLTGAAAIKINTCGPDALYNGIKNKADTSGKTNNNTNFDPAAYITNMNNLGGALDFGISYKINNMFQVAASVTDLGYIHWKKGVHNYVNSGGKFTFEGLDITEFGGKKDSASKVSTVQKLVDSIGNQFDLVEGANAYWGPLTPSVYLSGFVNLTHKDKISLVARGEIYQHALHPAVMVAATRNFSKRFGVTLSYSYMNRSWLNVGFGAQATLGPLQFFLATDNALAGIIPYKSKTFNIHFGANLIFHYKSFFPLLKQE; encoded by the coding sequence ATGACTAAATATTTAAACACACGGATTGTTGCCATTGCCTTGCTTATATTCGGATTTTCGAGGAGTGTTTCGGCACAGCAGGATTTGACGCTGTATCCGATGCAGAGTATTCCGCAATCATATTATACAAACCCTGCGCTGATTCCCGATTGCAAAGTGAATATTGGCTGCCTGCCTATTATGTTGCCCGTAATGCCTTCATTGTTTTTTGAAACATCAAACAATGGATTCAACTGGAACAATATTTTAAAGCTGCAAACAAATGATTCACTTAAGCTCGATCCGGATGATGTGGCAAAACACCTGCATAAGAAGAATGATTTTACCCAGCGGATGAACATGGAATTACTGTCGTTCGGATTCCGCATAAAGCGCACACAATATTTAAGTCTGTCGCTTACCGAACGGGAGATGATGCGTTTTTGTTATCCAAAAGACCTTGTGCTTATTGGATTATATGGAAACAGCCAGTACATTGGCGGCACGGCCGATTTCTCGGGATTTGGTATCAATTTCCAGCATTACCGCGAACTTGCCCTGGGCTATTCAAATCAGATAGATGACCGTATTACACTGGGCGGTAGATTCAAATTGCTGTTTGGCATGTCAAACGTTTGGATTAAACAAAGTGACATGACACTTGCGGTTGACAAAGACTACTACTACTTAACCGGAGCAGCCGCCATCAAAATTAATACCTGCGGACCCGATGCTCTTTATAACGGGATTAAGAACAAAGCCGATACCTCCGGTAAAACAAACAACAACACGAATTTTGACCCGGCTGCTTACATCACCAATATGAATAATCTGGGTGGCGCACTTGATTTCGGCATTTCCTATAAAATCAACAACATGTTTCAAGTTGCAGCCAGTGTAACGGATTTGGGTTACATTCACTGGAAAAAAGGCGTACACAATTATGTAAATAGCGGCGGCAAATTCACCTTTGAAGGTTTAGATATAACCGAATTTGGCGGCAAAAAAGATTCGGCATCTAAAGTAAGTACCGTCCAGAAGCTGGTCGATTCAATCGGCAATCAGTTTGATTTGGTTGAAGGAGCAAATGCCTATTGGGGACCACTTACACCCTCTGTTTATCTGAGCGGTTTTGTGAACCTCACGCACAAAGATAAAATCAGCCTTGTTGCCCGTGGCGAGATTTATCAGCACGCACTGCATCCGGCCGTTATGGTGGCCGCAACACGTAACTTCAGCAAACGTTTCGGTGTTACCCTCAGCTATTCATACATGAACCGCAGTTGGCTGAATGTTGGATTTGGTGCACAGGCAACACTGGGACCGCTGCAATTCTTCCTGGCGACAGATAACGCTCTTGCGGGAATTATTCCGTACAAATCAAAAACATTTAACATTCATTTCGGAGCAAACTTGATCTTCCATTACAAGTCATTCTTCCCATTACTTAAACAGGAATAG
- a CDS encoding LptE family protein, with the protein MKKMLRILFIFIVLAGLSSCKVNYSFTGASIPPEVKTVSIHFFKNIAPLIKSNLSQQFTEALKERFNAQTSLNQVTNGGDLDLAGEITGYATSPIAIQGNETAAMNRLTMTINVRFTNKFNDTQNFETSFSRYQDYPSSQSLASVEETIVKQIIEYLVDDIFNKTVVNW; encoded by the coding sequence ATGAAAAAAATGTTGCGCATACTGTTTATCTTCATCGTACTTGCGGGATTATCATCGTGCAAGGTGAATTATTCATTTACCGGAGCATCGATTCCTCCGGAAGTTAAAACGGTGTCCATACATTTTTTCAAGAATATCGCACCGCTTATCAAATCAAACCTGAGCCAGCAATTTACCGAAGCGCTGAAAGAACGGTTCAATGCGCAGACCAGCCTTAACCAGGTTACCAATGGCGGCGATCTTGACCTTGCGGGCGAAATTACAGGCTATGCCACCAGCCCGATTGCCATACAGGGCAACGAAACAGCCGCCATGAACAGGCTTACCATGACCATCAATGTACGGTTCACGAATAAATTCAACGATACTCAGAATTTTGAGACCAGTTTTTCGCGTTATCAGGATTACCCTAGCAGCCAGTCGCTGGCATCGGTAGAAGAAACTATCGTGAAACAAATAATTGAATACCTGGTGGATGATATTTTTAATAAAACAGTAGTAAACTGGTAA
- a CDS encoding ribonuclease HII, which translates to MLKKFHTRGKIEAGCDEAGRGCLAGPVFAAAVILPPRYKNALLNDSKQLNKKNRDSLRIEIEKNALAWAVARVEHDEIDEINILNASIKAMKKAVSLLAITPELLLIDGNRFHAYEGIPHHTIIKGDGIYMSIAAASVLAKTHRDDCMEQLHEEFPQYDWKTNKGYPTAKHRTAIYNHGISPYYRRSFNMSEQLKISF; encoded by the coding sequence ATGCTGAAAAAATTCCATACACGCGGTAAAATCGAAGCAGGCTGCGATGAAGCCGGACGCGGCTGTTTGGCAGGCCCTGTGTTTGCGGCAGCCGTTATTCTTCCGCCCCGGTATAAAAACGCACTGCTGAACGACTCGAAACAGCTGAACAAGAAAAACCGGGATTCGCTCCGTATTGAAATAGAAAAAAACGCATTGGCCTGGGCCGTTGCGCGCGTAGAGCATGACGAAATTGACGAAATCAACATATTGAACGCGTCCATAAAAGCCATGAAAAAGGCGGTAAGCCTGCTCGCTATAACACCTGAATTATTACTTATCGACGGCAATCGCTTTCATGCATACGAAGGAATTCCGCATCATACCATCATCAAAGGTGATGGAATTTATATGTCCATTGCAGCAGCATCGGTACTGGCAAAAACACACCGCGACGATTGCATGGAACAGCTTCACGAAGAATTTCCACAATATGACTGGAAAACAAATAAAGGTTATCCTACAGCCAAACACCGTACCGCGATATATAATCATGGAATTAGTCCTTACTACCGACGCAGCTTCAATATGAGCGAACAATTGAAGATATCTTTTTGA
- a CDS encoding co-chaperone GroES family protein, which produces MDIKVKDINKLIVVGDRLLIKKRSQSDRTKSGLLLPPGVAEKEDIQSGYVVLAGPGYPIPMPQEPDEEWKKDSEKQHYLPLQAKVGDLAVFLQKQAVEIEFNKEKFFIVPNSALLLLYRED; this is translated from the coding sequence ATGGATATTAAAGTTAAAGACATCAACAAGCTTATTGTGGTGGGCGACCGGTTACTGATTAAAAAGCGAAGCCAGTCAGACCGAACCAAAAGCGGATTATTGCTTCCGCCCGGTGTTGCCGAAAAGGAAGACATCCAAAGTGGTTATGTTGTGCTTGCCGGTCCCGGATATCCGATTCCGATGCCTCAAGAACCTGATGAAGAATGGAAGAAAGATTCTGAAAAGCAGCACTACCTGCCCTTACAGGCGAAGGTAGGCGATTTGGCTGTTTTTCTTCAGAAGCAAGCAGTAGAGATAGAATTCAACAAAGAAAAATTCTTTATTGTTCCCAATTCGGCATTATTGCTCCTTTATAGAGAAGATTAA
- a CDS encoding co-chaperone GroES, which yields MAKELGKPLKDRVLVEPAQAEMKTAGGIIIPDTAKEKPQKGTVVAVGNGKKDEPMTLKVGDNVLYGKYSGTEITIDGKAYLIMREEDIYMVV from the coding sequence ATGGCAAAAGAGTTAGGTAAACCATTAAAAGACAGAGTATTGGTTGAACCTGCACAGGCAGAAATGAAAACCGCCGGCGGTATCATTATCCCCGATACAGCAAAAGAAAAACCACAAAAAGGCACTGTAGTGGCCGTTGGCAATGGTAAAAAAGACGAACCCATGACACTGAAAGTGGGCGATAACGTTCTTTACGGAAAATATTCAGGAACAGAAATTACCATCGACGGTAAAGCCTATCTGATTATGCGTGAGGAAGACATTTACATGGTTGTCTGA
- a CDS encoding LamG-like jellyroll fold domain-containing protein, translating into RSRAYASASFKLLPDNSVSLYVNGNFQGNFIPNSQPILSTDGLRIGRPTHTGGQFFKGSIDEFRFWNVAIYPANHAAWMNKELTSAHPEYANLIAYFKFNNGALLTDSKGNHIATNYGCMTVNESFPACSYLWSGPNGFTSSSQNFTIPGFTSNKAGMYFVNYTTSDGCRSQATYRDIALAPAPPAPAITSNSPVCQGSTLNLQAITRNSECIALNGASQYVSIANATNLQTPGDFTYEMWVNPVSFSGYNTYFENGNLANNNGLLLRQDSPTTIGLYISTGSQSGYTTSTLSYAPPTGSWTHLALVRSGGTLSLYANSTSVGNFTSNTIQNLSTDGLRIGRSAHTTGQYFKGSIDEFRFWKVAVIQSNLASWMNKEVDPSHPNYTNLVAYYKFNKGQEMVDSKGAHVATNYSCSFATGIVPLGSTYNWKGPNNFVSSFQNPVISFIPTANAGVYSVTATGMDGCISATGSVTVTINSGPAPIITGNSPVTAGSTLNLSSSSVLVPGNGSVGLNGTNQYIQVGNATDLRMPGDFTYEMWVYPTSYDIWRTYFDNGNYATLNDILLRQDIGMITLCINGGPKIQLNYAPPQNQWTHLALVRSGGIFSLYANAIKVGDFPTFCNSPLSPVAGLYIGRANGLAQYFKGNIDEFRFWKVAVPQATLAAWLNQEVTASHPNYSSLVAYYKFNTGQLLTDSKGTHTTSAPGSYTANSTAVGYSWLSPSSTLYNTQNVSIPGFSTYYSGNWNLKTTAPTGCYSSGSIMIMLAKTVHAPAADTIVNSITELVDPDGFYLGDCIPNPVTSNADISYYIPYDGKVVMKLYNVQGSCVATFVDENRPKGRYTVTVNKGNFAEGIYYYKLEVFSEQGNLSAAKKLIMLK; encoded by the coding sequence AGAAGCCGGGCTTATGCTTCGGCTTCTTTCAAACTTTTACCGGACAACAGTGTTTCGCTTTATGTTAATGGGAATTTTCAAGGAAATTTCATCCCAAACAGCCAACCAATTCTAAGCACCGATGGATTAAGAATAGGGAGACCAACACATACAGGGGGGCAGTTTTTCAAAGGTAGTATTGATGAATTCCGTTTTTGGAACGTTGCAATTTATCCTGCAAATCATGCCGCCTGGATGAATAAAGAGCTGACGAGCGCACACCCTGAGTATGCAAATCTCATTGCCTATTTTAAATTCAATAATGGTGCGCTGCTGACCGATTCAAAAGGCAATCACATTGCGACAAATTACGGTTGTATGACTGTTAACGAATCGTTTCCGGCATGCTCATATTTATGGTCAGGGCCAAACGGTTTTACATCTTCCTCACAAAATTTTACCATTCCCGGTTTTACATCAAATAAAGCAGGGATGTATTTTGTCAACTATACCACCAGTGATGGATGCCGGAGTCAGGCTACCTATAGAGATATTGCGCTGGCGCCCGCCCCTCCGGCACCTGCTATTACAAGCAACAGCCCGGTATGTCAGGGCAGTACGCTGAATTTGCAGGCAATAACGCGAAACAGTGAATGTATTGCTCTAAATGGTGCATCGCAGTATGTTTCAATTGCAAATGCCACAAACCTGCAAACCCCCGGCGATTTCACATACGAAATGTGGGTAAATCCAGTAAGTTTTTCAGGGTATAATACCTACTTTGAAAATGGCAATTTAGCCAATAATAACGGGCTATTGCTGAGACAGGATTCGCCAACCACCATAGGGCTGTACATTAGCACTGGAAGCCAATCCGGTTATACGACCAGCACACTTAGCTATGCTCCACCAACAGGCAGTTGGACCCATTTAGCGCTTGTGCGGTCCGGTGGCACTCTTTCGCTTTATGCTAATAGTACATCAGTGGGCAATTTTACCTCAAATACCATACAAAATCTCAGCACTGATGGATTACGAATAGGGCGTTCCGCACATACCACGGGACAGTATTTTAAGGGTAGTATCGATGAATTCCGCTTCTGGAAGGTTGCTGTTATTCAGTCGAATCTGGCATCCTGGATGAATAAAGAAGTCGATCCTTCGCACCCCAATTATACGAACCTGGTGGCTTACTACAAATTCAATAAAGGACAGGAAATGGTCGATTCAAAAGGGGCGCATGTTGCCACTAATTATAGTTGCAGCTTTGCCACAGGAATAGTACCCCTTGGTTCAACATATAATTGGAAAGGTCCTAACAATTTCGTGAGCAGTTTCCAAAATCCTGTTATCTCCTTCATTCCGACCGCAAATGCGGGGGTATACTCGGTAACTGCAACGGGGATGGATGGTTGTATAAGTGCCACCGGATCCGTAACCGTAACTATTAACTCCGGTCCCGCACCTATAATTACCGGTAACAGCCCTGTTACGGCCGGCAGTACATTAAATCTGTCTTCATCATCCGTGCTTGTGCCCGGAAATGGTTCTGTCGGACTAAACGGAACAAACCAGTACATTCAGGTTGGGAACGCGACAGATTTGAGAATGCCCGGCGACTTTACTTATGAAATGTGGGTATATCCAACCAGTTATGACATCTGGCGTACCTACTTTGATAACGGAAATTATGCAACATTGAATGATATTTTGCTGCGACAGGATATCGGTATGATTACCTTATGCATTAACGGTGGACCAAAGATTCAACTAAATTACGCTCCGCCGCAAAATCAATGGACACACCTGGCGCTGGTTCGCAGTGGCGGAATCTTTTCCCTGTATGCAAATGCAATAAAAGTGGGCGATTTCCCAACATTTTGCAATAGCCCACTTTCTCCTGTGGCTGGATTGTACATTGGACGGGCAAATGGATTAGCACAGTATTTCAAAGGAAACATTGATGAATTCCGTTTCTGGAAAGTTGCTGTTCCTCAGGCAACCCTTGCGGCATGGTTAAATCAGGAAGTAACTGCAAGTCATCCCAACTATTCAAGTCTGGTGGCATACTATAAATTTAACACCGGACAACTACTGACAGATTCCAAGGGTACTCATACGACAAGCGCGCCCGGTTCCTATACGGCAAATTCTACTGCCGTAGGTTATTCATGGTTATCACCGTCAAGCACTTTGTATAATACTCAAAATGTGTCTATACCCGGTTTCAGCACCTACTATTCAGGTAATTGGAATCTGAAAACCACAGCACCTACGGGTTGTTATTCATCCGGCTCAATAATGATTATGCTGGCAAAAACGGTGCATGCGCCCGCTGCAGATACCATTGTAAATTCGATAACGGAGCTTGTTGACCCTGATGGATTCTATCTTGGTGATTGCATTCCAAATCCGGTAACAAGTAATGCTGACATCAGTTACTATATTCCTTATGATGGGAAGGTTGTGATGAAACTTTACAATGTTCAGGGCAGTTGCGTTGCAACATTCGTTGATGAAAACAGACCGAAAGGCAGATACACGGTTACAGTAAACAAAGGCAATTTTGCCGAAGGTATCTATTATTACAAACTCGAAGTGTTCTCTGAACAGGGAAATCTTTCTGCAGCAAAGAAGCTGATTATGCTCAAATAG
- a CDS encoding DUF3352 domain-containing protein, with translation MAFFKGKLSPLRITFSAILILVIIALLWGGIWYVRRLKDPVIPATEALPANPAYVIEIKKAYKFWDTFSKTSRIWKELAGISYFAELNNTIRNLDSAIRADKNLENKIEGRDLIIAAYPILKKNELGHLFLMNLSSAHDERRVDDFVKSMAGDDALIASVAEGKHDIISVSKPGIADVFYYSVSQGIFIGSYNRPLISDALTTLDNGTSAMKTPSFIKLGNAAGKNCEATIFLNTESLPLLLKPFRADSIASLLDFTSRLGALSEFDLKTKAGELMLNGYIETNKKNRNFLEAFSRQTPGKSTLIKSIPFNSGVVLNFHFDDFSTFYEDYCSQTGGNTSQSVIDAVEKKCNLNIHENLLDWITDEIALVITVPGGSNISGHTFAVMHSLNADKAMKLLSEISANNGIQNPITQNDLSIGFIDAPGLIPQLFGKIFSNIQNCYYSRINENIVFGNSQQELRNFISSVQSGKTLAENENYRLFAEKLNEKSNISLYVNIRKSFNILKSFAGNALAGSMNKNVFIYRNFEAVNIQVSTEKTGMYYASMYLKFNPLYDDENPAVWEAALDTNLYGKPHIITDVSDSSKKIIAFDIIGNIYMLNTEGKTVWKKQLKAKPVGDVWTVDSKKNHESGIAFCTADRLWLLDMNGNVADKYPVNMPVKATGPITVLDPGNKKQYLILYPGTNKKMNCINASGSINKQWTATNLKNSVSAQPVSLKSGSKDYIVFWDKSGSLYFTDKTGKANLKLKQSFKKANNSMVYTDDANASGFITTDETGRIATIAANGNVVFTTVGTFGPEHYFLFEDFDLDGENDFIFFDRNTIFVYNRDKKPIYQYAFTGDIMPLQPRYVQFGNSYLLAAVSHENDHLILFSNNGLYDVLQKYTSTMEPVADVFYKGERPSIIAVSGKYIRYYNIDL, from the coding sequence ATGGCATTTTTCAAAGGAAAATTATCTCCTCTCCGCATTACTTTTTCTGCAATTCTCATCCTTGTTATCATTGCACTGCTATGGGGTGGCATTTGGTATGTGCGCAGGCTCAAAGACCCGGTAATACCGGCAACAGAGGCATTGCCTGCAAATCCCGCTTATGTAATTGAGATAAAAAAGGCATACAAATTCTGGGATACTTTTTCTAAAACCAGCCGTATCTGGAAAGAACTTGCCGGTATTTCATACTTTGCAGAATTAAACAATACGATAAGAAATCTGGATTCAGCCATTCGTGCCGATAAAAATCTGGAGAATAAAATTGAAGGACGCGACCTGATAATTGCCGCCTATCCTATTTTAAAAAAAAATGAGCTCGGACATCTGTTTCTGATGAATCTTTCAAGTGCCCATGACGAGCGTCGTGTTGATGACTTTGTAAAAAGCATGGCCGGCGATGATGCCTTGATTGCAAGCGTTGCGGAAGGCAAACACGACATAATTTCCGTGAGTAAGCCCGGCATTGCAGACGTTTTCTATTATTCCGTATCGCAAGGAATATTTATCGGAAGCTACAACCGCCCGCTAATCAGCGATGCGCTTACTACGCTTGATAACGGCACTTCGGCAATGAAAACGCCCTCATTCATCAAGCTGGGAAACGCGGCAGGAAAAAATTGCGAAGCCACAATATTTTTAAATACTGAATCACTTCCGTTGCTGCTTAAGCCTTTCAGAGCCGACTCGATTGCATCACTGCTGGATTTCACAAGCCGGCTGGGTGCACTTTCGGAATTTGATCTTAAAACAAAAGCCGGTGAATTGATGCTGAACGGTTACATTGAAACCAATAAAAAGAACCGGAATTTTCTGGAAGCATTTTCGCGGCAAACGCCCGGAAAATCAACCCTTATAAAAAGTATTCCTTTCAACAGCGGAGTGGTGCTGAATTTTCATTTCGATGATTTTTCAACCTTCTATGAGGATTATTGTTCGCAGACAGGCGGTAACACATCCCAATCAGTAATTGATGCGGTTGAAAAAAAATGCAACCTCAATATCCACGAAAATTTACTTGACTGGATTACCGATGAAATAGCACTGGTAATAACGGTTCCGGGAGGCAGCAACATCAGCGGACACACATTTGCCGTGATGCATTCTCTCAATGCCGATAAGGCCATGAAGCTGCTTTCGGAAATTTCAGCCAATAACGGAATTCAAAATCCGATAACTCAAAATGACCTTTCTATCGGTTTTATAGATGCGCCGGGGCTAATCCCGCAGTTGTTCGGCAAGATATTTTCAAATATCCAAAACTGCTATTATTCCCGGATAAATGAAAATATCGTGTTTGGAAATTCGCAGCAGGAACTCAGAAATTTTATAAGTTCGGTGCAGTCGGGCAAGACTCTTGCCGAGAACGAGAACTACCGCCTATTTGCAGAAAAACTCAATGAAAAATCCAACATCTCGCTTTATGTTAATATCCGAAAATCATTCAACATTCTGAAATCTTTCGCCGGCAATGCACTTGCAGGAAGCATGAATAAAAACGTTTTTATTTACAGGAATTTTGAAGCGGTAAACATACAGGTATCTACAGAAAAAACGGGCATGTATTACGCCAGCATGTATCTGAAATTCAACCCACTGTATGATGACGAAAATCCGGCGGTTTGGGAAGCAGCCCTCGACACAAACCTATACGGGAAGCCTCACATAATAACTGATGTAAGCGACAGCAGCAAAAAAATTATTGCTTTTGACATTATCGGAAATATTTACATGCTCAATACTGAGGGCAAAACCGTTTGGAAAAAACAGCTGAAAGCAAAGCCTGTCGGCGATGTCTGGACGGTGGATTCTAAAAAAAATCACGAATCCGGTATTGCATTCTGCACTGCCGACCGCCTCTGGCTGCTTGACATGAACGGAAATGTTGCGGATAAGTATCCGGTGAACATGCCGGTAAAAGCAACAGGACCAATCACCGTTCTTGATCCCGGGAATAAAAAACAATATCTCATTCTGTACCCGGGAACCAATAAAAAGATGAACTGCATCAACGCTTCGGGCAGTATCAATAAACAGTGGACTGCAACAAATCTGAAGAACAGTGTTTCGGCACAACCTGTATCCTTAAAGAGCGGCAGCAAAGATTATATCGTGTTTTGGGATAAATCAGGCAGTTTGTATTTCACGGATAAAACCGGGAAAGCTAACCTCAAATTGAAACAATCGTTTAAAAAAGCCAATAATTCTATGGTTTATACTGACGATGCAAACGCCTCGGGATTTATTACAACCGATGAGACAGGCAGAATAGCGACCATTGCTGCAAACGGAAATGTTGTATTTACAACGGTTGGCACATTCGGACCCGAACATTATTTTCTGTTCGAAGATTTTGACCTTGACGGTGAAAATGATTTCATTTTCTTCGACAGAAATACCATATTTGTGTATAACCGCGACAAAAAACCAATCTATCAATACGCCTTTACCGGGGATATAATGCCGCTGCAGCCCCGGTATGTACAATTCGGGAATTCATACCTTTTGGCGGCAGTTTCACATGAAAACGATCACCTTATACTTTTCAGCAATAACGGCCTGTATGATGTTCTGCAAAAATACACCTCAACCATGGAGCCGGTGGCAGACGTTTTCTATAAAGGAGAGCGGCCTTCAATAATTGCCGTAAGCGGAAAATACATTCGATATTATAACATAGATTTGTAA
- the secG gene encoding preprotein translocase subunit SecG, whose amino-acid sequence MATFFIVAVLVFIVCLLLILVVLVQNSKGGGLASNFSGSNQYMGVRKTADFLEKTTWTLAILLLVLSMASIFVIPRNADGKVNDTELREQVKNQQPVNYAPAPQQKK is encoded by the coding sequence ATGGCAACTTTTTTCATCGTAGCGGTACTGGTATTCATCGTCTGTCTGCTCCTCATTTTGGTCGTTTTAGTTCAGAATTCAAAAGGCGGCGGACTGGCCTCTAATTTCTCCGGTTCCAACCAGTATATGGGCGTACGTAAAACCGCCGATTTTCTGGAAAAAACAACCTGGACACTGGCAATTCTGTTACTAGTACTGAGTATGGCATCCATTTTTGTAATCCCACGCAATGCCGACGGCAAAGTAAACGATACTGAACTTCGTGAGCAGGTAAAGAATCAGCAGCCTGTAAATTACGCACCGGCTCCTCAGCAGAAAAAATAA